The following coding sequences lie in one Thalassoglobus polymorphus genomic window:
- a CDS encoding arylsulfatase, with translation MKPFSKFVLCCCLVFSGINLFAAEQPNIIYIMTDDLGYGDLGCFGQKEIETPNIDRMAAEGMRFTNHYAGHTVCRPSRLVLWLGKHCGNTGLIGNRSRLLQPEEVTVAELLKAKGYKTGGVGKWALGNVNDPSEVNNVGHPNNNGFDYWYGYLNQGTAHNFYPPFLWENKTQVTLPGNVLMQDPQARGRVSSQRVSYSHDFMTRAAFDFVRANQKNPFLLHIHWTIPHANNEGGRVLGDGMEIPEYGIYADRDWPNPEKGFAAMITHMDRDVGRLFALLNELNLDEKTLVIFTSDNGPHEEGGHKHEFFDSNGPLKGYKRSMHEGGIRVPMIARWPGRVKAGTESDLPSAFWDFLPTACEVASVEIPENIDGISYLPTLLGKDAQQKKHDYLFWASQEGETAIGMRHEQWKLVKYRSKKTKKSKSNQQFEEDWRLYNLEKDLGEETDISSKHSEVVNKMKNMLEDDGLLSLDTSR, from the coding sequence GTGAAACCGTTTTCGAAATTCGTTCTCTGTTGTTGTCTTGTTTTTTCAGGAATAAATCTCTTTGCCGCTGAGCAACCGAACATCATTTACATTATGACGGATGATTTGGGTTATGGAGACTTAGGGTGCTTCGGGCAGAAAGAGATCGAGACTCCGAATATCGATCGCATGGCAGCTGAGGGAATGCGATTCACCAATCACTACGCCGGTCATACGGTTTGTCGACCGTCACGACTGGTGTTGTGGCTGGGGAAACATTGTGGAAATACTGGATTAATTGGAAATCGAAGCCGGTTGCTTCAACCTGAAGAAGTAACAGTCGCTGAGTTGCTCAAGGCAAAAGGTTACAAAACTGGCGGAGTCGGAAAATGGGCACTCGGAAACGTCAACGATCCGAGCGAGGTCAATAACGTCGGGCATCCGAACAACAATGGCTTTGATTATTGGTACGGATACCTCAATCAGGGGACTGCCCATAATTTCTATCCGCCATTTCTTTGGGAAAATAAAACCCAAGTCACTCTGCCTGGAAATGTTTTAATGCAAGATCCACAGGCTCGTGGTCGGGTCTCTTCGCAGCGAGTCAGTTATTCGCACGATTTTATGACAAGAGCAGCCTTTGATTTTGTTCGAGCGAACCAGAAAAATCCTTTCCTGTTGCACATACACTGGACAATTCCACACGCGAATAATGAAGGCGGCCGCGTTTTAGGGGATGGGATGGAAATTCCAGAATACGGAATTTATGCAGATCGAGACTGGCCGAATCCCGAAAAAGGATTTGCAGCGATGATTACCCACATGGACCGCGACGTTGGTCGGCTCTTCGCACTTCTCAATGAGTTGAATTTGGATGAAAAAACTCTCGTTATTTTTACATCAGACAATGGGCCGCACGAAGAGGGTGGGCACAAGCATGAGTTCTTTGATTCGAACGGACCGCTTAAAGGGTATAAACGCTCGATGCACGAAGGTGGTATTCGGGTTCCGATGATTGCCCGCTGGCCAGGCAGGGTGAAAGCCGGTACTGAAAGCGATTTACCTTCGGCGTTTTGGGATTTTCTTCCAACAGCGTGCGAAGTCGCCTCGGTTGAAATTCCAGAAAATATTGACGGAATCTCCTATTTGCCGACACTGCTCGGCAAGGATGCTCAGCAAAAAAAACATGACTACCTTTTTTGGGCCAGTCAAGAAGGAGAAACTGCGATTGGAATGCGTCATGAGCAGTGGAAACTTGTCAAATATCGCAGCAAGAAAACGAAGAAATCAAAGTCTAACCAGCAATTTGAAGAAGATTGGCGACTGTACAATCTAGAAAAAGATCTCGGAGAGGAGACGGACATTTCCTCGAAGCATTCTGAGGTCGTCAACAAAATGAAGAACATGTTAGAAGATGACGGACTGTTGTCCTTGGATACCAGCCGGTGA
- a CDS encoding DUF6263 family protein yields the protein MSRFSKISFAIIIFASSVAQAEDSKEYLLRYKFVEGQVIRYEVSSRDDYVIKIGMDEDTPFSYQDSVKNYTVISVDKDGMATLELMNMEWVKTHVNQNGQQAEYDSRKNEEPEALFAPLASMVGKKHLRVDLSATGDIEKIETLLNKDKEVKELAQDVLVKLPEEPVKVGGLWKEEVTVPLNLPGGSLKQNIKLQRRYFIQSVKDGIAKISMKTKVLTPLNNADLEIQLIRRQPEGTILFDLEKGLVISREVSQNNQVVNFGQGASQMTFTQKHTEKLLPGDIASGESEAIQK from the coding sequence ATGTCACGTTTTTCAAAGATTTCGTTCGCAATTATTATCTTCGCGAGTTCAGTTGCTCAGGCTGAGGACTCAAAAGAGTACTTACTGCGGTATAAATTTGTTGAAGGTCAGGTTATTCGGTACGAGGTCTCCTCTCGCGATGATTATGTCATCAAAATTGGCATGGATGAGGACACGCCTTTCTCGTATCAGGATTCCGTCAAAAACTACACCGTGATCTCAGTCGACAAAGATGGGATGGCGACTCTCGAATTAATGAATATGGAATGGGTGAAAACCCATGTGAATCAAAACGGCCAGCAAGCTGAGTATGACAGCCGAAAAAACGAGGAACCCGAAGCTCTTTTTGCCCCACTGGCATCGATGGTGGGAAAGAAACATTTGCGAGTCGATCTCTCAGCGACGGGCGATATCGAGAAAATCGAAACTTTGTTGAACAAGGACAAAGAGGTCAAAGAGCTTGCTCAGGATGTTCTTGTCAAATTGCCCGAAGAACCAGTGAAGGTGGGTGGGCTGTGGAAAGAAGAAGTGACCGTTCCTTTGAATCTCCCAGGTGGAAGCCTGAAGCAGAATATTAAGCTGCAGCGTCGATATTTTATTCAGTCGGTCAAGGACGGAATCGCTAAGATTAGTATGAAGACCAAGGTTCTGACTCCTTTGAATAATGCTGATTTGGAGATTCAACTGATTCGCCGCCAACCAGAAGGGACAATTCTTTTCGATCTGGAAAAAGGGTTGGTGATCAGCCGAGAAGTGTCTCAAAATAATCAGGTCGTGAACTTCGGTCAGGGGGCCTCCCAAATGACATTCACGCAAAAACATACCGAGAAACTGTTGCCTGGTGACATCGCAAGTGGTGAATCGGAAGCGATTCAGAAGTAG
- a CDS encoding glycoside hydrolase family 15 protein, which produces MAIGSTTPPSEWVSSNTTSQEIDEIIQFLVDQGTFNFPTLSTGLFSAAAAENPEFRLTGYQNVWVRDNIHIAHALWVIGEKQIAVNAIQSFVRFYSKYRHKFVDIISGKTDPEDVQSRPHIRFDGESLTENAEHWAHAQNDAIGYFLWLMCKLLRSGDLAANEKIVDLLSLVVQYLHKIEYWQDEESGHWEETKKIEASSIGPVVAGLIELKSWLSESGTELDSSVQDQIVKCLVEGESALDEILPAECIQSDPSQHRLYDAALLFLSYPLQIVDRETAAQIIDNVREHLMEPIGIKRYIGDSYWCANYRALLSPETRTTDYSEDLSGRDALLQEGQEAQWCLFDPILSIIFAQRYLESGREEDRELQLFHMKRSLAQLTDYHSRFGPYRCPESYFLEDGNWIPNDICPLLWTQANLRLALHWMKLSCQAS; this is translated from the coding sequence ATGGCAATTGGATCAACAACCCCTCCTTCGGAATGGGTGTCGAGCAACACGACCTCTCAGGAAATTGATGAAATTATTCAATTTCTCGTCGATCAGGGAACGTTCAATTTTCCAACGTTATCGACCGGTCTGTTCTCCGCAGCGGCTGCTGAAAATCCAGAATTCCGACTGACCGGTTACCAGAACGTCTGGGTTCGCGACAACATCCATATCGCCCATGCCCTGTGGGTGATTGGCGAAAAACAGATCGCAGTCAATGCGATTCAGTCGTTCGTCAGATTCTATTCGAAGTATCGACACAAATTTGTCGACATCATTTCAGGCAAGACCGACCCCGAGGATGTGCAATCACGACCGCACATCCGCTTCGATGGAGAGTCGCTGACTGAAAATGCTGAACACTGGGCACACGCTCAAAACGATGCAATCGGTTACTTCTTGTGGTTGATGTGCAAGCTGTTGCGGTCTGGCGATCTTGCCGCAAACGAAAAAATTGTTGATCTGCTTTCGCTCGTTGTTCAGTATCTTCACAAGATTGAATATTGGCAGGACGAAGAGAGTGGTCATTGGGAAGAGACGAAGAAAATCGAAGCCAGTAGCATCGGCCCGGTGGTTGCAGGTCTTATTGAACTGAAATCCTGGCTAAGTGAATCGGGAACCGAACTCGATTCTTCAGTACAAGATCAGATCGTCAAATGTCTGGTTGAGGGAGAATCGGCGCTCGATGAAATTCTTCCAGCAGAGTGCATTCAGTCAGATCCATCTCAGCATCGGCTTTACGATGCTGCCCTTCTTTTTCTTAGTTACCCGCTACAAATTGTAGATCGCGAAACAGCAGCTCAGATCATAGATAATGTTCGTGAACATTTGATGGAGCCAATCGGAATCAAGCGCTACATTGGGGATTCTTACTGGTGTGCCAACTATCGCGCATTGCTTTCTCCGGAAACGCGAACGACTGATTACAGCGAAGACCTTTCTGGTCGAGATGCACTTTTGCAAGAGGGGCAAGAAGCGCAGTGGTGTCTGTTCGATCCGATTCTCTCAATTATTTTCGCTCAACGATATCTTGAATCTGGCCGCGAAGAAGATCGCGAGTTGCAACTCTTCCACATGAAGCGATCACTCGCTCAACTGACCGATTATCATTCACGCTTCGGTCCCTATCGTTGCCCGGAATCCTACTTCCTTGAAGATGGGAACTGGATCCCGAACGACATCTGCCCACTCCTTTGGACCCAAGCCAATCTGCGACTCGCACTGCATTGGATGAAGTTGAGTTGCCAAGCGTCGTGA
- a CDS encoding cupin domain-containing protein — MANVNQLASAALSETGGIFRLAPNWVPRSFLQPGRRLKLHPNDYYALGMNRGGIDERWFGSTTEAANDNRGWDEGLSYCVHNGEKFLLRDAVEELKGEIIGDHIWDTYKKWPVYSKFFDNMGPIPHHMHQNKEQAAKVGQEGKPESYYFPPQMNAIGNNFPYTFMGLEPGTTKQDVIDCLDRWNDGDNGILDLSKAYRLKPGTGWLIPPCVLHAPGSLVTYEPQWGSDVFGMYQNLVEGREVPRALLTKDFPADKHDDNTYLVEALDWEKNVDPNFKDSNYLEPIVSEQGNGWVDKWIVYGKVDGEQLFTAKELTLQPGAKCTIKDGGAYSWITVQGSGQVESMVLQSPVMIRFGEMTEDEIFVTAKKAGEGVTYENTGKEPLVGLRYFGPDAQPSAPAVGDYKNS; from the coding sequence ATGGCCAATGTCAATCAACTTGCATCTGCAGCTCTGTCTGAGACCGGTGGGATTTTTCGGCTCGCTCCGAACTGGGTTCCACGCTCCTTCCTGCAACCAGGACGCCGGCTGAAACTCCATCCGAATGATTATTACGCGCTCGGAATGAATCGGGGCGGGATCGATGAACGCTGGTTCGGTTCAACCACCGAAGCAGCCAACGATAACCGTGGATGGGACGAAGGTCTTTCGTACTGTGTTCACAACGGGGAAAAATTCCTGTTACGGGATGCTGTCGAGGAGCTGAAGGGCGAGATTATCGGAGACCACATTTGGGACACTTACAAGAAGTGGCCGGTCTACTCGAAATTCTTTGATAACATGGGGCCGATTCCGCACCACATGCACCAGAATAAAGAGCAAGCTGCCAAAGTGGGGCAAGAAGGAAAGCCGGAGTCGTACTACTTCCCACCACAAATGAATGCCATTGGAAATAATTTTCCATACACATTCATGGGGTTAGAGCCAGGCACCACAAAACAGGATGTCATTGATTGTCTCGATCGCTGGAATGATGGCGATAACGGAATTTTGGATCTCTCAAAGGCGTATCGCCTCAAGCCGGGGACAGGCTGGTTAATCCCCCCTTGTGTCCTCCATGCTCCTGGTTCATTAGTGACATACGAACCACAGTGGGGAAGCGATGTCTTCGGGATGTACCAAAACCTCGTCGAAGGTCGTGAAGTTCCACGGGCATTGCTCACCAAAGATTTCCCAGCAGACAAGCACGACGACAACACTTACCTTGTCGAAGCACTCGACTGGGAGAAAAACGTCGACCCGAACTTCAAGGATTCGAATTATCTCGAGCCGATCGTTTCCGAGCAGGGAAATGGTTGGGTTGATAAGTGGATCGTCTACGGAAAAGTGGACGGTGAGCAACTGTTCACGGCGAAAGAGCTGACGCTTCAACCTGGTGCGAAATGCACAATCAAAGATGGGGGAGCGTACTCCTGGATCACCGTTCAAGGTAGTGGTCAAGTCGAAAGTATGGTTCTGCAGTCTCCTGTGATGATTCGTTTTGGCGAAATGACGGAAGACGAAATTTTCGTCACTGCGAAGAAAGCGGGCGAAGGAGTGACCTACGAAAACACTGGTAAAGAACCTCTCGTCGGCCTGCGATACTTTGGCCCCGACGCACAGCCAAGTGCTCCCGCTGTCGGCGACTACAAGAATTCGTAA
- a CDS encoding FAD:protein FMN transferase, with amino-acid sequence MPFIYRFLFLAVPFACLPGFVFAEEPTKIAGETMGTTYHISWIGNDSKPDEIQQLVDAQLVQINKLMSTYDPDSELSRFNKSTQTDWFPVSEETATVVQAALEISKLSKGAFDPTVGRLVRLWNFGSGPHTNEPPTDEEIQKALKSVGYKLINVRTDPPAISKSNPDAELDLSAIAKGFGVDVVFELLQDQGIENFMVEIGGEVRAAGTKNGVPWTIAIERPESLTQSMHAKVELTDEALATSGNYRNYFIKDDVRYSHTIDPRTGKPVTHQLASVSIVAKNCMHADAWATTLMVMGSEEGLKLAEANHLSAYLLERQGDDFRELSSSDVAEKFVKFTQAQNEKKKSMSPMLTTFLLAAAVFAIALIGLAAGVILSNKTLKGSCGGIAGTKDEQGNSICELCTTPPEECDQFKEKLREQLKEDSKN; translated from the coding sequence ATGCCTTTCATTTACCGATTTCTGTTTCTCGCTGTTCCATTCGCTTGCCTGCCTGGTTTCGTGTTCGCCGAAGAGCCCACGAAAATTGCGGGCGAAACAATGGGAACGACGTACCACATCTCCTGGATCGGTAACGACTCGAAACCTGACGAAATTCAGCAACTCGTCGACGCTCAACTTGTGCAAATCAATAAATTGATGTCGACGTACGATCCGGACTCAGAACTTTCCCGCTTCAATAAATCGACTCAAACTGATTGGTTTCCAGTTTCTGAAGAAACGGCCACTGTGGTGCAAGCAGCTCTGGAAATCAGCAAACTTTCCAAAGGAGCGTTCGACCCGACGGTCGGCCGACTTGTCCGGCTTTGGAATTTTGGAAGCGGACCGCATACCAATGAACCACCGACTGATGAAGAAATTCAAAAGGCATTGAAATCGGTGGGGTACAAGCTCATCAATGTTCGAACTGACCCTCCTGCAATTTCAAAGTCGAATCCCGATGCTGAACTTGATTTGTCGGCGATTGCCAAAGGCTTTGGCGTCGATGTCGTATTCGAACTGCTTCAAGATCAAGGAATTGAAAACTTTATGGTGGAAATCGGCGGGGAAGTTCGCGCCGCTGGAACAAAAAATGGTGTCCCCTGGACGATCGCAATTGAACGTCCGGAATCATTAACTCAAAGCATGCATGCGAAAGTCGAGTTGACGGATGAAGCACTCGCAACTTCGGGGAACTACCGCAACTATTTCATAAAAGACGACGTCCGTTACTCACACACCATCGATCCCCGAACGGGAAAACCGGTCACTCATCAGTTAGCCTCGGTTTCGATTGTCGCCAAAAACTGCATGCACGCCGATGCATGGGCCACCACTTTAATGGTGATGGGTTCCGAAGAAGGACTTAAACTTGCTGAGGCCAATCATCTTTCAGCCTATTTGCTTGAAAGGCAAGGCGATGATTTTCGAGAGTTGTCATCGAGTGATGTCGCCGAGAAATTTGTTAAATTCACACAGGCTCAAAACGAGAAGAAGAAATCGATGTCACCGATGCTCACTACGTTCCTGCTAGCTGCCGCTGTCTTTGCAATTGCCCTGATCGGCCTGGCCGCCGGAGTGATCCTTTCGAACAAAACTCTCAAAGGGAGTTGCGGAGGAATCGCAGGTACAAAAGATGAACAGGGAAATTCTATCTGCGAACTCTGCACGACCCCACCGGAAGAGTGCGATCAGTTCAAAGAGAAACTTCGCGAACAGCTGAAAGAGGACTCCAAAAACTGA